One window from the genome of Eucalyptus grandis isolate ANBG69807.140 chromosome 7, ASM1654582v1, whole genome shotgun sequence encodes:
- the LOC104453400 gene encoding solute carrier family 35 member F5 isoform X2 — MTSKARRWILGLIYIVAVATIWIGASFLVQSVVHLGASPFLITYICNSLFIIYIPIFEIGCYVEDKYGSLWFWKNRKSDNSSSLKGLGELEMANLLAEVDLSAKADDLVPSTSVEEGDISQDAGSEYESESALHDRGVMSEDADKEVDTKGRWTRMRVAKVSLLICPFWFFAQLTSNLSLKYTTVTSNTILSTSSSLFTFLVSLAFLGEKFTWIKLIGVLLCMGGTIIVSVGDSESASPRSDAALLGDILALVSAALYAVYITLIRKKLPDDDENQGQASMVQFLGYLGLFNLLIFLPVALVLNFAKLEPFTNLNWKETGLIVGKAGLSIQVPLAAVVESLTGKAPHLMDYLGAVAVMIGFAGIILPSDAFSRSKEASVDLGNEDIDDHDHAALRADC; from the exons ATGACAAGTAAAGCTCGGAGATGGATTTTGGGGTTGATATACATAGTTGCTGTTGCCACCATTTGGATTGGTGCTAGTTTTTTGGTTCAGTCTGTGGTTCATTTAGGAGCTTCACCTTTCCTTATCACATATATATGCAATTCGTTGTTCATCATTTACATTCCTATCTTTGAAATCGGGTGCTATGTAGAGGATAAATATGGAAGTTTATGGTTCTGGAAAAATAGGAAGAGTGATAATAGTAGCTCTTTGAAAGGACTGGGGGAGTTGGAGATGGCAAACTTACTTGCAGAAGTTGATTTAAGTGCGAAAGCTGATGATCTGGTTCCATCCACGTCTGTGGAGGAAGGCGACATAAGTCAGGATGCAGGATCTGAATATGAGAGTGAAAGTGCTTTGCATGATCGGGGTGTAATGAGTGAAGATGCTGACAAGGAAGTGGACACAAAGGGGCGTTGGACGAGGATGAGAGTAGCGAAAGTTAGTCTTCTCATTTGCCCATTTTGGTTCTTTGCACAGTTGACTTCCAATCTGTCCCTAAAGTACACTACCGTCACG TCAAACACTATCTTGAGCACTTCATCGAGTCTGTTTACCTTTTTGGTCTCTCTTGCATTCCTGGGAGAGAAATTTACCTGGATAAAGCTGATTGGCGTTCTTCTTTGCATGGGAGGCACAATCATTGTTAGTGTGGGCGACTCGGAGTCAGCATCTCCCCGAAGTGACGCTGCTCTTCTTGGAGACATCCTTGCTCTTGTCTCAGCTGCCCTGTATGCTGTATACATCACCTTGATTAGGAAGAAACTGcctgatgatgatgaaaacCAAGGCCAAGCCAGCATGGTGCAGTTCCTTGGATACCTGGGCCTGTTTAACCTCCTTATATTCCTTCCTGTCGCCCTTGTGCTTAATTTTGCTAAGCTGGAGCCATTTACTAACCTTAACTGGAAGGAGACTGGTCTTATTGTTGGTAAAG CTGGTCTTTCCATACAAGTTCCATTGGCAGCTGTTGTAGAATCACTGACTGGCAAGGCGCCTCATCTCATGGATTACCTCGGCGCTGTTGCAGTCATGATCGGATTTGCAGGCATAATTTTACCTTCTGATGCTTTCAGCAGATCAAAAGAAGCCAGTGTTGATCTTGGAAATGAAGACATTGATGACCATGACCATGCTGCTTTGCGTGCTGATTGCTGA
- the LOC104453400 gene encoding uncharacterized vacuolar membrane protein YML018C isoform X1, with the protein MTSKARRWILGLIYIVAVATIWIGASFLVQSVVHLGASPFLITYICNSLFIIYIPIFEIGCYVEDKYGSLWFWKNRKSDNSSSLKGLGELEMANLLAEVDLSAKADDLVPSTSVEEGDISQDAGSEYESESALHDRGVMSEDADKEVDTKGRWTRMRVAKVSLLICPFWFFAQLTSNLSLKYTTVTSNTILSTSSSLFTFLVSLAFLGEKFTWIKLIGVLLCMGGTIIVSVGDSESASPRSDAALLGDILALVSAALYAVYITLIRKKLPDDDENQGQASMVQFLGYLGLFNLLIFLPVALVLNFAKLEPFTNLNWKETGLIVGKGLLDNVLSDYLWAKAVLLTSTTVATAGLSIQVPLAAVVESLTGKAPHLMDYLGAVAVMIGFAGIILPSDAFSRSKEASVDLGNEDIDDHDHAALRADC; encoded by the exons ATGACAAGTAAAGCTCGGAGATGGATTTTGGGGTTGATATACATAGTTGCTGTTGCCACCATTTGGATTGGTGCTAGTTTTTTGGTTCAGTCTGTGGTTCATTTAGGAGCTTCACCTTTCCTTATCACATATATATGCAATTCGTTGTTCATCATTTACATTCCTATCTTTGAAATCGGGTGCTATGTAGAGGATAAATATGGAAGTTTATGGTTCTGGAAAAATAGGAAGAGTGATAATAGTAGCTCTTTGAAAGGACTGGGGGAGTTGGAGATGGCAAACTTACTTGCAGAAGTTGATTTAAGTGCGAAAGCTGATGATCTGGTTCCATCCACGTCTGTGGAGGAAGGCGACATAAGTCAGGATGCAGGATCTGAATATGAGAGTGAAAGTGCTTTGCATGATCGGGGTGTAATGAGTGAAGATGCTGACAAGGAAGTGGACACAAAGGGGCGTTGGACGAGGATGAGAGTAGCGAAAGTTAGTCTTCTCATTTGCCCATTTTGGTTCTTTGCACAGTTGACTTCCAATCTGTCCCTAAAGTACACTACCGTCACG TCAAACACTATCTTGAGCACTTCATCGAGTCTGTTTACCTTTTTGGTCTCTCTTGCATTCCTGGGAGAGAAATTTACCTGGATAAAGCTGATTGGCGTTCTTCTTTGCATGGGAGGCACAATCATTGTTAGTGTGGGCGACTCGGAGTCAGCATCTCCCCGAAGTGACGCTGCTCTTCTTGGAGACATCCTTGCTCTTGTCTCAGCTGCCCTGTATGCTGTATACATCACCTTGATTAGGAAGAAACTGcctgatgatgatgaaaacCAAGGCCAAGCCAGCATGGTGCAGTTCCTTGGATACCTGGGCCTGTTTAACCTCCTTATATTCCTTCCTGTCGCCCTTGTGCTTAATTTTGCTAAGCTGGAGCCATTTACTAACCTTAACTGGAAGGAGACTGGTCTTATTGTTGGTAAAG GGTTGTTAGATAATGTGCTGAGCGATTACTTGTGGGCCAAAGCCGTTCTTCTGACTTCTACCACCGTTGCAACAGCTGGTCTTTCCATACAAGTTCCATTGGCAGCTGTTGTAGAATCACTGACTGGCAAGGCGCCTCATCTCATGGATTACCTCGGCGCTGTTGCAGTCATGATCGGATTTGCAGGCATAATTTTACCTTCTGATGCTTTCAGCAGATCAAAAGAAGCCAGTGTTGATCTTGGAAATGAAGACATTGATGACCATGACCATGCTGCTTTGCGTGCTGATTGCTGA
- the LOC104453400 gene encoding solute carrier family 35 member F5 isoform X3, with the protein MTSKARRWILGLIYIVAVATIWIGASFLVQSVVHLGASPFLITYICNSLFIIYIPIFEIGCYVEDKYGSLWFWKNRKSDNSSSLKGLGELEMANLLAEVDLSAKADDLVPSTSVEEGDISQDAGSEYESESALHDRGVMSEDADKEVDTKGRWTRMRVAKSNTILSTSSSLFTFLVSLAFLGEKFTWIKLIGVLLCMGGTIIVSVGDSESASPRSDAALLGDILALVSAALYAVYITLIRKKLPDDDENQGQASMVQFLGYLGLFNLLIFLPVALVLNFAKLEPFTNLNWKETGLIVGKGLLDNVLSDYLWAKAVLLTSTTVATAGLSIQVPLAAVVESLTGKAPHLMDYLGAVAVMIGFAGIILPSDAFSRSKEASVDLGNEDIDDHDHAALRADC; encoded by the exons ATGACAAGTAAAGCTCGGAGATGGATTTTGGGGTTGATATACATAGTTGCTGTTGCCACCATTTGGATTGGTGCTAGTTTTTTGGTTCAGTCTGTGGTTCATTTAGGAGCTTCACCTTTCCTTATCACATATATATGCAATTCGTTGTTCATCATTTACATTCCTATCTTTGAAATCGGGTGCTATGTAGAGGATAAATATGGAAGTTTATGGTTCTGGAAAAATAGGAAGAGTGATAATAGTAGCTCTTTGAAAGGACTGGGGGAGTTGGAGATGGCAAACTTACTTGCAGAAGTTGATTTAAGTGCGAAAGCTGATGATCTGGTTCCATCCACGTCTGTGGAGGAAGGCGACATAAGTCAGGATGCAGGATCTGAATATGAGAGTGAAAGTGCTTTGCATGATCGGGGTGTAATGAGTGAAGATGCTGACAAGGAAGTGGACACAAAGGGGCGTTGGACGAGGATGAGAGTAGCGAAA TCAAACACTATCTTGAGCACTTCATCGAGTCTGTTTACCTTTTTGGTCTCTCTTGCATTCCTGGGAGAGAAATTTACCTGGATAAAGCTGATTGGCGTTCTTCTTTGCATGGGAGGCACAATCATTGTTAGTGTGGGCGACTCGGAGTCAGCATCTCCCCGAAGTGACGCTGCTCTTCTTGGAGACATCCTTGCTCTTGTCTCAGCTGCCCTGTATGCTGTATACATCACCTTGATTAGGAAGAAACTGcctgatgatgatgaaaacCAAGGCCAAGCCAGCATGGTGCAGTTCCTTGGATACCTGGGCCTGTTTAACCTCCTTATATTCCTTCCTGTCGCCCTTGTGCTTAATTTTGCTAAGCTGGAGCCATTTACTAACCTTAACTGGAAGGAGACTGGTCTTATTGTTGGTAAAG GGTTGTTAGATAATGTGCTGAGCGATTACTTGTGGGCCAAAGCCGTTCTTCTGACTTCTACCACCGTTGCAACAGCTGGTCTTTCCATACAAGTTCCATTGGCAGCTGTTGTAGAATCACTGACTGGCAAGGCGCCTCATCTCATGGATTACCTCGGCGCTGTTGCAGTCATGATCGGATTTGCAGGCATAATTTTACCTTCTGATGCTTTCAGCAGATCAAAAGAAGCCAGTGTTGATCTTGGAAATGAAGACATTGATGACCATGACCATGCTGCTTTGCGTGCTGATTGCTGA